Proteins from one Eubalaena glacialis isolate mEubGla1 chromosome 8, mEubGla1.1.hap2.+ XY, whole genome shotgun sequence genomic window:
- the LOC133096132 gene encoding LOW QUALITY PROTEIN: syntaxin-11-like (The sequence of the model RefSeq protein was modified relative to this genomic sequence to represent the inferred CDS: inserted 1 base in 1 codon) yields MKDRLVELVEXTKRYEQQFPDKDNEFDSPPEDIMFKMHYILESLYRDIQDLQDENQQLTADVKRLGKQNTRFLMSMRRLSSVKRPINSIAKDIKAQGESIHCKLSAMKALSEDAESQHGVHSAVARIAHAQYSALTRPFQAAMHEYNQAEMKQRENLKMRIQRQLEIMGKDVSGDQIEDMFEQGKWDVFSENLLADVKGTRAALNEIESRHREMLRLESRIRDLHDLFLQMAMLVEQQADTLDVIEFNVQKTLDYTGQAKVQVRKAVQYKKKNPCRTVCCFCCPCLN; encoded by the exons ATGAAGGACCGGCTAGTAGAACTTGTGG TAACCAAGCGGTATGAACAGCAGTTCCCAGACAAGGACAATGAATTTGACTCGCCCCCTGAGGATATCATGTTCAAGATGCACTACATCCTGGAATCCTTGTACCGAGACATCCAGGACCTTCAGGATGAAAACCAGCAGCTGACTGCCGACGTGAAGCGGCTGGGAAAGCAGAACACCCGCTTCCTCATGTCCATGCGGCGCCTCAGCAGCGTCAAGCGCCCCATCAACTCTATTGCCAAGGACATCAAGGCGCAGGGCGAGAGCATCCACTGCAAGCTGAGCGCCATGAAGGCGCTGAGCGAGGACGCCGAGTCGCAGCACGGCGTGCACTCGGCCGTGGCGCGCATCGCGCACGCACAGTACAGCGCTCTCACCCGCCCCTTCCAGGCCGCCATGCACGAGTACAACCAGGCCGAGATGAAGCAGCGCGAAAACTTAAAGATGCGCATCCAGCGCCAGCTGGAGATCATGGGCAAGGACGTGTCGGGCGACCAGATCGAGGACATGTTCGAACAAGGCAAGTGGGACGTGTTCTCAGAGAACCTGCTGGCTGACGTGAAGGGCACGCGGGCGGCCCTCAACGAGATCGAGAGCCGCCACCGCGAGATGCTGCGGCTGGAGAGCCGCATCCGCGACTTGCACGACCTCTTCCTGCAGATGGCCATGCTGGTGGAGCAGCAGGCTGACACCCTGGACGTCATCGAGTTCAACGTGCAGAAGACCCTCGACTACACCGGCCAGGCCAAGGTGCAGGTGCGCAAGGCCGTGCAGTACAAGAAGAAGAACCCCTGTCGGACCGTCTGCTGCTTCTGCTGCCCCTGCCTCAACTAG
- the GPR22 gene encoding G-protein coupled receptor 22 — protein MCFSPILEINMQSESNITVRDDIDDINTNMYQPLSYPLSFQVSLTGFLMLEIVLGLGSNLTVLVLYCMKSNLINSVSNIITMNLHVLDVIICVGCIPLTIVILLLSLESNTALICCFHEACVSFTSVSTAINVFAITLDRYDISVKPANRILTMGRAVMLMISIWIFSFFSFLIPFIEVNFFNLQSGNTWENKTLLCVSTNEYYTELGMYYHLLVQIPIFFFTVIVMLITYTKILQALNIRIGTRFSTGQKKKARKKKTISLTTQHETTDMSQSSGGRNVVFGVRTSVSVIIALRRAMKRHRERRERQKRVFKMSLLIISTFLLCWTPISVLNTTILCLGPSDLLVKLRLCFLVMGYGTTIFHPLLYAFTRQKFQKVLKSKMKKRVVSIVEADPMPNNAVIHNSWIDPKRNKKITFEDSEIREKCLVPQVVTD, from the coding sequence ATgtgtttttctcccattctggaaATCAACATGCAGTCTGAATCTAATATTACAGTGCGAGATGACATTGATGACATCAACACCAATATGTACCAACCACTATCATATCCATTAAGCTTTCAAGTGTCTCTCACCGGATTTCTTATGTTAGAAATTGTATTGGGACTTGGCAGCAACCTCACGGTACTGGTACTTTACTGCATGAAATCCAACTTAATCAACTCTGTCAGTAACATTATTACGATGAATCTTCATGTACTTGATGTAATCATTTGTGTGGGATGTATTCCTCTAACTATAGTTATCCTTCTGCTTTCACTGGAGAGTAACACTGCTCTCATCTGCTGTTTCCATGAGGCCTGTGTATCTTTTACAAGTGTCTCAACAGCAATCAACGTTTTTGCTATCACTTTGGACAGATATGACATCTCTGTAAAGCCTGCAAACCGAATTCTGACAATGGGCAGAGCTGTAATGCTAATGATATCCATTtggattttttcatttttctctttcctgattcCCTTTATTGAGGTAAATTTTTTCAACCTTCAAAGTGGAAATACATGGGAAAACAAGACACTTTTGTGTGTCAGTACGAATGAATACTACACTGAACTGGGAATGTATTATCACCTGCTAGTACAGATCCCAATATTCTTTTTCACTGTCATAGTAATGTTAATCACATACACCAAAATACTTCAGGCTCTCAATATTCGAATAGGCACAAGATTCTCAACAGGGcagaagaagaaagcaagaaagaaaaagacgaTTTCTCTAACCACACAACATGAGACTACAGACATGTCACAAAGCAGTGGTGGGAGAAATGTAGTCTTTGGTGTTAGAACTTCAGTCTCTGTAATAATTGCCCTCCGGCGAGCTATGAAACGACACCGTGAACGACGAGAAAGGCAAAAGAGAGTCTTCAAAATGTCTTTATTGATTATTTCTACATTTCTTCTCTGCTGGACAccaatttctgttttaaataccACCATTTTATGTTTAGGCCCAAGTGACCTTTTAGTAAAATTAAGGTTGTGTTTTCTAGTCATGGGTTATGGAACAACTATATTTCATCCTCTATTATATGCATTTACTagacaaaaatttcaaaaggtcttgaaaagtaaaatgaaaaagcgaGTTGTTTCCATAGTAGAAGCTGATCCCATGCCTAATAATGCTGTAATACACAATTCTTGGATAGatcctaaaagaaacaaaaaaattacctttgaagatagtgaaataagagaaaaatgtttaGTACCTCAGGTTGTCACAGACTAG